A part of Bufo bufo chromosome 7, aBufBuf1.1, whole genome shotgun sequence genomic DNA contains:
- the LOC121008114 gene encoding uncharacterized protein LOC121008114, protein MEKLYSSLREEIKVFEDQVQKCRVSFDLQTLQRALALVAEDNKENLDSWKKVNQYVQSTSTSGEQGFRLRRYFSWLLSYVGYLGTMKDSFDDHAVFPLCDNLYINEEAETLTVQTPIPVSPGNIASTARQLFHHRRRWALLLSSGTHDTQGPSHPMGLLHCIPDIFEESLVTANLARNWILLHEARNKNPSSVTPLRSQLDHEFQVTKTRKFFGSAKSTADEETQAELKDVREHLMFLLWRAGQAEALEKQVKDTKQKVQSLQQDISKLQRDGTDTSDISLENQRRLEKLQRQLDLEIFRQRVVSCDWQLELEVRPLLIRQIDMVRERCTQLEATVNPQKQPMEASPLESSGGFSDGEWENNSVFSHSSDYSSDVFSTH, encoded by the exons ATGGAAAAACTGTATTCATCATTGCGAGAGGAGATCAAAGTCTTCGAGGACCAGGTCCAGAAGTGTCGAGTCAGCTTTGACCTGCAAACCTTGCAAAGAGCCTTGGCTTTGGTTGCAGAAGACAACAAGGAAAATCTTGACAGCTGGAAGAAGGTAAACCAATATGTCCAATCTACTTCCACATCTGGAGAGCAAGGGTTTCGACTCCGCAGGTACTTCTCTTGGTTGTTGTCCTATGTGGGGTATCTTGGGACCATGAAGGACTCCTTTGATGACCATGCGGTTTTCCCATTGTGTGATAACCTGTACATCAATGAAGAGGCAGAAACCCTGACTGTACAAACACCCATCCCGGTGTCCCCTGGTAACATCGCGAGCACCGCCAGGCAACTATTCCACCATCGACGGAGGTGGGCCCTTCTTCTTAGCTCAGGGACTCATGATACCCAAGGACCTTCTCATCCAATGGGCTTACTGCACTGTATTCCAGATATATTTGAAGAAAGTCTAGTGACAGCTAATTTAGCTCGAAACTGGATCCTTCTCCATGAAGCTCGGAATAAGAATCCTTCAAGTGTCACTCCATTGAGGAGTCAATTAGACCATGAGTTTCAGGTCACAAAAACAAGGAAATTTTTTGGGTCAGCCAAATCTACAGCTGATGAAGAGACCCAAGCCGAACTGAAGGACGTGAGAGAACATCTGATGTTTCTCCTATGGAGAGCAGGACAAGCCGAGGCTTTGGAAAAGCAGGTGAAGGACACCAAGCAGAAGGTGCAGAGTCTCCAGCAGGACATCAGCAAACTTCAGAGAGATGGAACAGACACTTCTGACATCAGCCTGGAAAACCAAAGGCGTCTGGAGAAACTGCAGCGGCAGCTCGACCTGGAAATCTTCCGTCAACGAGTAGTAAGCTGTGACTGGCAGCTCGAGCTGGAGGTCCGACCACTGCTcattagacagatagatatg GTTCGGGAACGTTGCACACAACTGGAGGCCACAGTAAACCCACAAAAACAGCCGATGGAGGCGTCTCCCCTGGAATCTTCCGGAGGGTTCAGTGACGGTGAATGGGAGAACAACTCAGTCTTTTCTCACAGCTCCGACTACTCCTCCGATGTTTTTTCCACACACTGA